Genomic segment of Triticum aestivum cultivar Chinese Spring chromosome 6A, IWGSC CS RefSeq v2.1, whole genome shotgun sequence:
CTGCTAATCTAAGTGATGGGATTAAGTTGAACCGCAAGTTGGGGATGATTGACGGTTCTACTTATGGTTTCGTGTTTGAAATAGATGGCCCAGATTATGTCAAAGATGAAAGTACTGATCAAGTACTGGTTCCAAGGATGAAAAAGATGCCAATAAAGGTTAAACAGTATTAGTCAAGCTTTTACTGTCGACAAACTTTGCCTGTTGTTTGAAAAAATATATCTGAACAAGATTTTTATTTGTCTGTTGTCTACAGTTGTTCAGGTCCATTAGACATACTAAGGACTTTGATGTCTCTCTCAGCTATGACAAAGCTTCTGAATTGCCCCCAGGTGTTTCGTCGCACAAGTTTGCAGAGTATGCCATATCAGGCCTGGCTGAAACCAGTGAAAAGTAAGCACAATGTTGATGTTATTTTGGTGCGCAGTCTCAAGTGTCAACTCTCAACCCTGCTCATAGTCAACTTAACAGCCTGAAAGGACCTTTATGTGAACTAATATTTATTGTGAATAGTCTGTCTGTAAAGTTGTAATACATATATGGTCATGTCAATATAATTCCAACTAAAAAAGGGCTCTAGCGCCTTGAAAATCAAGTGGTACTGCCATTCTGTTGTATTACTTGTATTCACCTCATGTTTTGGTTCAGTGCATCAATTTAAGTATTTAACAATGTACATTTTTCAATCAGGTATGGAAGCCGCAATTTATCTGCACCCATCAAAGCAAATCTACACTTTTCTTTGAGTAGAAGTGGAATTATTTCTCTTGATAGGGCAGAAGCAGTGATTGAGATAACTGAATGGGTTGAAGTTCCAAAGAAGAACGTAACACTAGAGACTAATACCACCGATGAGACTTTGTCTGCTGAATCAGGAACAACTGATAGTACAACAGATAGTAAGGAGAATTCTAGTTCAGGAAGTGATGCTGATAATACGAGCACTACCAATGATGAGACCAATGTGCAAGATACTATTACAGAGAAGGTGCTGAAGAAAAGAACCTTCAGGGTTCCATTAAAGGTAAACTATACTTGGTAAATTTATGCTAATATTGACATGGCATAGAACATATGACATAGATTAATTTTTGCGTCTTACTTTTTAATATAGGTCACTGAAAAAACAGCTGGTCCTGCATCAACCCTTTCGAAGGAACTGTATTCTGAGGCAAAAAGTAGGTTAGATGTACTTAATAAGAAGGATGCTGAGCGGAGGAGAACTGCTGAACTGAAAAATAACCTTGAGTCTTACATATACTCTATGAAGGAAAAGGTACCTTTTCTTTGCAAAGTTTTTAGCTTGTTGTGATGTGAACATTACCAGTACGTGGCATACTATACTGTGCATTACTTTTTATGTGACGCACCTTATTTATTTTTGACTGCTTAATTGCTGCCATTTGACACATCACAGTTGGAGGAAAGCACAGATATGTTGGCCGTCTCAACTGAACAGGAGAGGGAATCTTTTACAGAGAAACTCAGTGAGGTTAGTCAAATAATGGATCTTGCTCGGGGTATAATTTGTCTAGGATATGTCTCATGCTGAAGTTGTTGACAAATGCAGGTGCAGGATTGGCTGTATATGGATGGTGAAGAGGCTCAAGCAAACGAATTTCAAGAGCGGCTTGATCAGCTTAAGGCCATGGGCGACCCAATTCTTTTCAGGTAATTAATTTTTATCAACTTAAGTTCATATCACTCAGTTACTGATATTGTTTATTTTTTGTTATACAGAATGAGTGAGTTAAAAGCCCGACCAGCAGCTTGCGGAAGTGCTCGATTGTATCTTACTGAGCTACAAAAGGTATCCCCGAGATGAGCAAATGACTTCTCTTATCTAAAATAATTTGTTCTTGACACAATGTACTTGAATTTCGTATAAGAACCAATATTGTTTACGTGATTGCACCTAACATAATGCTTGCATTAAGAAAGAACATAATACTTGAGCAAAAAACATTTATCTGGAAAGGTCAAGCATTGCATTACAACACAACTTGTTGGCATGGTTCATCCTCCACCCGTCACTGccacaaaacaaaatttcatgcaCTGGTCATTCTTCATTTTCATTGGTTCTTGAAGCTGTCATTGCACTAAAATATTCAGAAGAGATCATGTCAGTGCAATCTTGAATCCTTTCTTACATTGCAAATTTGCAAAGTAGATTACCTGATAATAATCAGGCTTTTGTAGGCACAAAAAAAGTGAAGTTTGGACATTCCTGAGTTCCAAATAAGCTAAACATGCACTACATTTTAGTTTATCTGCATTATAGTACTGTCGAGTCTTAAAAATTGTAAGATGGTTCTACTAAATGGGTTctgtgttgttgcattctcatgtattctttctcttttttttttaccCTGCAGATTGTGAAGAACTGGGAAACAAGCAAACCATGGCTTCCAAAAAAGAGAGTAGATGAGGTCGTAAGTGAAGCAGATAAGCTGAAAGCTTGGTTGGAGGAGAAGGAAACCCTACAGAAGAGGTAGGCcttttttttttacagaaaaaccATTCTTGAGTTCTATTTACGCTCAAGTGGCTAACTCCAAGCGACCATTGCAGTACCCCTGCCCACAGCTCGCCTGCCTTCACATCTGAAGAGGTCTATCAGAAAGTTTTAGCCCTACAAAATAAGGTCAGAATTTTATACTTGACATCCTAGCACACGAGGCTCAACTTTGATCCAACTTCTCAACACAACGGGAACTCGATTGATGTGCAGGTCTCTAGCGTCAATAGGAtcccaaagccaaaacccaaggtTGAGAAGAAACCCGCCGTAAAGGAAGAAGCTAACAAGGAGAAGACGGACTCTTCAGAATCTGCATCCAGCGAGTCTGAATCCACGGAGAAGCCGTCAGAATCGGATGCCCCTGAGAAGAATAACGATTCGGAACCAGAATCCCATGACGAGTTGTGATTATTAGAATCGGCTTTTGAACACCCCTGAGAGATACTACTCAATATACTCCGAGAAGATAGTTTGTCACCACCACAGTTTTGTTATGGCGGCCGAAAAGACAGAGGTTTGTGTAGGAATTCACGGCAGGCTAGATGCTATATGGGCGAGAAGAATTTGATGTCAATCGCTGTATAGCAGTATTGTGGTCTCTAGGGCATATGCTGTCAAGATAGCGCCTCAGAAAGGCTTAGTTGTCAGGACTGAGATGACTTTGTAGCTGCATTGTTGTACTGAAACTCATTTATGTTTTgataacagctactccctctgtaaactaatataagagcatttagatcactaacttagtaatctaaacgctcttatattagtttacggagggagtactatagagATTTTATGTCTGGTAGGGGTATCGGTGTATCTGTTTGCTCTTTCATACTGTCAATCACGCAGTGCTGTTAACTTGCAGTTACTATAAAGGAATAAAGAGCGGATGTTTTGCTGAAAGACTAGAGTGCATACGGCTGCAGGTTGACACAACGGTGAAAACGAAATTCGATCCACCCGATTGGCTTGAAAGTACGTTATAGAATTTTGAAATTTGTGAATATCTTTGCATGACGATGACGTCGTCTTTTTTATCTGTACGTTGGTATGGGTCGCGCTCTCTAGCATTTGGGTTGAAACCTTGTTTTACTTGGTTTTCATCAGAATATTTTCTCTCTAAAGATAATGGTCCTCTTACTACTGCTGGCATCCGTGTCAGTCTGTTTTTGCTTGTGACGGGAACTGCAAGATACAGAAGTACACTTAGTGGCAAGAAGATGCTGATAATAGCATTTCATTATAGCCTAAGGTTTGGCAGAAGCGGATTTGTATCACCCGGGTGCTCCACGCCCCTATACGAACATTAAattcaaaaaataccaaaaaatttgaaaaaaaatctgagATTTTGGGATATCAATTCTGGATTCCCGATCCGTGtgaaatttcgtgaaaaaaataCTAGGAA
This window contains:
- the LOC123128159 gene encoding heat shock 70 kDa protein 17 gives rise to the protein MAPRLLLLALVAAAVAVLPASAAVASIDLGSEWLKVAAVHLAPGRAPIAVAINEMSKRKSPALAALADGNRLAGEEAAGITARHPAKVFSRMRDLLAKPFPYVRALADSLFLPYDLVQDARGAAAVRADDGQVYTVEEIVAMVLHYASGIADAHVGLPVRDAVVAVPPYFGQAERRALTQAAQLAGFNVLALVNEHAGAALQYGIDKDFSNESRHVIFYDMGSGSTYAALVYYSSYSAKEFGKTVSVNQFQVKDVRWNSKLGGLEMEMRLVNYFADQFNKQLGNGDDIRQSPKAMAKLKKQVKRTKEILSANTAAPISVESLYNDIDFRSTITREKFEELCADLWEQALTPIKDVLTHSGMKIGDIYAVELIGGATRVPKLQAKLQEFLGRSELDKHLDADEAIVLGASLHAANLSDGIKLNRKLGMIDGSTYGFVFEIDGPDYVKDESTDQVLVPRMKKMPIKLFRSIRHTKDFDVSLSYDKASELPPGVSSHKFAEYAISGLAETSEKYGSRNLSAPIKANLHFSLSRSGIISLDRAEAVIEITEWVEVPKKNVTLETNTTDETLSAESGTTDSTTDSKENSSSGSDADNTSTTNDETNVQDTITEKVLKKRTFRVPLKVTEKTAGPASTLSKELYSEAKSRLDVLNKKDAERRRTAELKNNLESYIYSMKEKLEESTDMLAVSTEQERESFTEKLSEVQDWLYMDGEEAQANEFQERLDQLKAMGDPILFRMSELKARPAACGSARLYLTELQKIVKNWETSKPWLPKKRVDEVVSEADKLKAWLEEKETLQKSTPAHSSPAFTSEEVYQKVLALQNKVSSVNRIPKPKPKVEKKPAVKEEANKEKTDSSESASSESESTEKPSESDAPEKNNDSEPESHDEL